The following DNA comes from Sphingorhabdus sp. M41.
ATTCACAAAAGAACGATAGAGGCTGGAGGGCTCACCGCTGACAAAGGCCCCCTCCGACTGGTCATCGACTTCGCACCGAATATTTCTCGCCTTGCCGAGCGGCCAGAGACTGTCAGTGGCTTCCGCAACCAGTTCCGCTAGCAATATATCTTCGCCGGCAAATTCGCTGGCGTCAATCCGCGCCAAGCCGACAAAATTGTCTGCCAGTGCCAGGGTACGACGGGCATGTCCCTCAATCCGGCCCGATGTTTCATCACCCTCATGTCCGTCAAGAAGCGCCAGAATCGCCGCCTGCGGCGCGCGCATGTCGTGGGACAGCAGCTGCAGCACTTCTTCCCGTTGCTCTGCAGCATGGGCCACCTGCGTGATATCCGCTAGATAATGGATATAGCCCTTCTGCAACCCTTCGTCCGATACTACCGGCGCACGGCGCATGGCAAAAATATGGCCGTCGAGAGAAGTAAATTCGACATAATCCTGATTTGTTGGTCGGTTCTTCAGAGCGAGATAGGCCTTCACGTCCTGAAGGTCCTTGGGCGATACGAAACGGTTGAGCATATCATCCAGCGCCAGGTCCTGCGCACCATCTTCCATCCCCGTCTGTGCCAGCTGATTGACGAAAGTGACCTTTCCTTCGCGATCGGTGATAAACATCGGATCGGGAAGATTGGTCAGCGCATCGCTGATGAAACGCCGCAAATCGCGGACATGGGAAATCGCATGGGTCAACTGTTCGGCTTGCCCCGTGATAACATCGACAGGACCGAGCTCCGGACGCATGATCGGGATCTCGATCTTTGCCCGGTGGAAATTCTGCAATTCGCTATCCATGAAATCGCTCGTCGCCTGCAACCGACGCCAGCCCCAGACTGGATATACCAGAATCACGCCCAGAAGAGCGGTTCCCGGCGCAAACCAGAAGCCGAATTGCAAAAGGACCGCACTGGCGAGCAATATTGTCAGGAGCAACGCGAACGAAACAATGATCGTGGTCCGCGGCCGCCATCGCCAGAAACCGAGCAGCAATATCCAGACCGGCAACAGCGAGAGCGCCAGATGCCGAAAGAAGGAAATCGGATGAACAAAATCATCGCGCGTCAAGGCACCATAGAGATTGGCCATGATTTCGACCCCTGCGAGAGTCCCGCCATCACCGAGCGGAACCGGATATTGATCGCCCAATCCATTTGCAGTCGCGCCGATCAATATGATCTTGTCCTGCACAAAAGCGAGAGGCACTTCTCCTCTGGCCAATGCGGCATAGGAAATGGACTGAAATCCCCCGCGTTGTGCGAAGGGCATCAGCAGCCTTTCGTCGCAATCAGCCAGCCGGTCATAAGCAGGAGACGAGCGGCCCGCGACCGAGTGATAGACTTTTTCCATCAAATGCGGCCAGGCGTCTCCCTTCCCTTTGTCGCCAAAGCACAGAGCCGCTCGGCGGACGACACCATCAGTATCGAAGACCAAGTTTACATGACCCAGACCAGATGCGGTTTCAGCAAAAGGACTAACTGGCAGTTTGACGTCATATTCTGCACCATTGCTGCCGGGAAAAACGAAATGCAGCGGCAGGAACAGGTTCGAAATATCTGCCATCGCCCCGGCCAGCGCAGCCTCGCCGTCGGGGTCACCAGATTCGCTAAGCAGAACGTCGAAACCGATCGCCTTTGGCTTGCCTTTGGCCA
Coding sequences within:
- a CDS encoding CHASE2 domain-containing protein, whose product is MEWMAVALLASMLVGTLAYWDSLSRFDNLIYDQLSGIGRPAPQADILIIEIDEDSLAAFGKWPWPRQRHAELFAQLAKGKPKAIGFDVLLSESGDPDGEAALAGAMADISNLFLPLHFVFPGSNGAEYDVKLPVSPFAETASGLGHVNLVFDTDGVVRRAALCFGDKGKGDAWPHLMEKVYHSVAGRSSPAYDRLADCDERLLMPFAQRGGFQSISYAALARGEVPLAFVQDKIILIGATANGLGDQYPVPLGDGGTLAGVEIMANLYGALTRDDFVHPISFFRHLALSLLPVWILLLGFWRWRPRTTIIVSFALLLTILLASAVLLQFGFWFAPGTALLGVILVYPVWGWRRLQATSDFMDSELQNFHRAKIEIPIMRPELGPVDVITGQAEQLTHAISHVRDLRRFISDALTNLPDPMFITDREGKVTFVNQLAQTGMEDGAQDLALDDMLNRFVSPKDLQDVKAYLALKNRPTNQDYVEFTSLDGHIFAMRRAPVVSDEGLQKGYIHYLADITQVAHAAEQREEVLQLLSHDMRAPQAAILALLDGHEGDETSGRIEGHARRTLALADNFVGLARIDASEFAGEDILLAELVAEATDSLWPLGKARNIRCEVDDQSEGAFVSGEPSSLYRSFVNLIDNAIKYSPDGGVVTIRIRVTGLDGQPFVSVAIADQGKGISPEMLDQLFERFASDDSMAQSSIKGAGLGLNFVAKVMERHGGHIRGENSRDSGACFTVLLPLAPELEDQAG